TAGAACTTATAAGGGAAAATATCCTTTCTAATAATGCCATTTACAATCTAATTGAAGCTATGGGAGATGTAAAAGATCTTCTGAAAGACGAGATCAAAGATCCTAGTAAGAGATTTACATATTATAGTAAAATATTTAATGATGAAATATTTAGAAATTATGTAAACGAAGGAAAAATTGAACAAGCAATAAATAGAGCAAAGGTGATAATAAATGAGTGATAGAGAATCTATTAATATTAACAATTATGCTGCAATAGTATATACATATAAAACGGTAGGATTGAGTAAACTTTATGAGCATTATGTAAAGGATCAAGATTTGTTAACATTGAAGAATATTATAGATGGAGAGATAAGTGTTGTTCAGACATGTAATAGAGCTGAAACATATCTTTACTTTTATGAGGATAATGGAGTCGATAAATTCCTCAAAAAAATTGACGAGATTCATGGAAAGCCAATAAGTAAAGAGGCAATAGTACTAAAAGGAGAGGAAGCAGTAAAACATTTATTTGAGGTAGCCGCTGGTTTAGATTCTTTAGCAATAGGAGAATACGAAATTTTAAGACAACTTAGAGAAAGCATAGACAAAAGTAAGAAGATGGGGTTAAGTGATGAAAAATTAAGTTTCCTTTTTGAAAATGCCATAAAAGTTGGTAGAAGAATAAGGCAAAGCACTGAAATTTCAAAAGGCAAAACCGGAGTTTATGCTTTAGCGATAGATTACGCAAAGCATATGGCTAACTTTTCAGATTCAAGAATTGCAATTGTAGGTGCAGGAGAAATTGGAGATAAATTAGCTTTAATGTTAAAAAATGAAGGAGCTAAAGATGTTGTAATATTTAATAGAACATATGAAAAAGCATTAGAAGTAGCTAAAAAATATGGTTTTGTGGCAGAATCATTAGATTTTAATAAAGTAAACAACTTCGATATAGTATTTGTAGCAATCTACTATGATAAGAAAATTAATTTGCCCGGACCTAAGTTAGTGGTTGATTTATCCATCCCTACAGTTGTTGAAGGAAATAATGTAATTACTCTTGAGAATTTGAAAACAATGTCAGAAAAGATATTAGAACTTAAGAAAATAAGTCTCCAAAAGGCAGAGCAGTTAATTCAAATAGAGATAGAGAATTTTAAGAATGAAATCATAAAATATAATCAAAATAGATTAATATCAAAATTCATGAAAAGAATAGAAGATATTAGAGAAAGTGAAGCAGAAAGAGCCTATTTAGAGATTTTAAAACATATTGACAACAAAGAAGAAATAAAGAATATAATTGATAGGATGACTAACTCTATGCTCAAAAAAATCTTTTCACCACTTTTTGAAAACATTAGAAAAAATGAAGATATGGCAAACTACATTAGTAACATTTTCGAAATATTAAGCAATGGTAACATTTCCGACCCTAAGACCGAGAAGACTGAGAAAAAGTAAACTAATAAGAGATCTTGTTGCCGAAACCTCACTATCTATCTCCGGATTAATACAGCCTATATTTATAAAAGAGACTATCAATGAGCCAGAAAAGATAGATAGCATGCCAGGAGTTTATAGATATCCAGTAAATGAACACCTAATAAAGTATGTGGAAGATGTTTATTCCACTGGTGTACGCAATTTTATTCTATTCGGAATCCCTTCATATAAAGATGACTTTGCCTCTTCAGCATATGCAAAAAATGGTGTAATACAGCGTTCATTAAGGTTATTAAGAGAAACTTTTGGTGATAAGATACTTTTAATTACTGACGAATGCACGGATGAATATACTTCTCACGGTCATTGTGGTATTATAACTCAAAAAGATGGTAAACTTTGTATTGATAATGATGAAAGCCTAAAAGTACATGCAATGATTGCTGTAAGTCAAGCAGAGGCTGGAGCTGATATTATTGCACCTTCATCAATGATGGATGGAGTAGTGGGAGCTATAAGAAAAGCGCTTGATGAATCTGGATTCAATGATGTTGCTATAATGTCGTATAGCGTTAAATATGCGTCGACTTTCTATTCACCATTTAGAGATGCTGCTTATTCTAAACCTGCTTTTGGGGATAGAAGAGGATATCAAATGGATCCCAGAAATGCATATGAGGCATTAAAAGAAGCAAGTTTAGATATAGAAGAAGGAGCAGATATACTCATGGTGAAGCCAGCTCATACATATCTTGATGTCATAAGGTTAGTTAAGACAACTTTTCCTCAATATCCATTAGCTGCTTACCACGTTAGTGGAGAATATAGTATGATAAAAGCAGCAGCCTTAAACGGTTGGATAGATGAAAAAGTTGCTGTATTAGAAATAACTACAGCAATAAAAAGAGCTGGAGCTGATTTGGTTATTACGTATTATGCAAAAGATATAGCTAATTGGATAAAAGAAGGTGTACCGTTTTGAGTGAGATTCTTTGGAGAAGAGCTTTAGAGTTATTTGCTGGAGGGGTAAATAGTCCAGTAAGAGCTGCAGTAAAGCCCTATCCCTTTTATGTTGAAAAAGGAGAGGGCGCATTTCTTTATACTGTAGATGGTCAAAGGCTAGTCGATTATGTATTAGGTTATGGACCCCTAATATTAGGTCATGCAAATCCATATGTAAAAGAAAAGATAAAAGAACAGATAGATAAAGGTTGGCTTTATGGTACTCCTAGCAAAAAAGAAATAGAACTAGCAGAAAAAATTAGATCTCATATTCCCTCAGCAGAAAAAGTTAGATTTGTTAATAGTGGTACTGAAGCAACAATGTTAGCAATTCGTTTAGCTAGGGGATATACGAAAAGAGAAAAGATCTTAAAATTTGATGGAAATTATCACGGTGCACATGATTATGCATTAGTTAGTGCTGGTAGTGCCGCATCTGAATATAATGTTTTAATATCTGGGGGAATACCCACTTCAATACTGAATACAGTTGTTCTCTGTAAATATAATGACTTAGAATGCGTGGAAAAAACTCTGAAAACCGAACAAATAGCTGGTGTTATAGTAGAACCAGTCATGGGAAATATGGGAGTGATCTTACCAGACAAAGATTTTCTAAACGGATTGAGAGAACTCACTAAGGCATATAATTCGCTTCTTATATTTGACGAAGTAATTACGGGTTTTAGATTGGGATTAAGCGGTGCTCAAGGTTATTTCAACGTAATACCAGACTTAACAACTCTAGGAAAAATAATTGGTGGAGGTTTACCAATTGGAGCAGTGGCTGGTAAGAAGGAAATTATAGATAATCTAACACCAAGTGGCAAAGTATTTAATGCTGGTACGTTTAATGCTAATCCTTTAAGCATGACTGCAGGTGTCGCAACGATTGAAGTCTTAGAAACTACAAACGCTTATGATATAGCAAACAAAGCTGCTAAAGAAATATCTGATGAACTTAATGCTTTATTTTCAAGAAAAAATCTCGAGTTTACTATAAATAGAATACAAAGTATGTTCCAATTCTTTATTGGGGTAAAGAAAGTTACTAATGCTGATGACGCTAGATTAGCTAATAGAGAGCTTTATATAAAGATACATGAAAAATTGTTGAAACTTGGAGTCTTTATTCCACCAAGTCAGTTTGAAACAATATTTACTTCATCTGCACATACTGATGAAGTAATTAACATAACAATCGAAGCCTTTAGAAAAGTGGTGAACGAAATTTGAAAGTTAGAATAGCAGCAAGAGGTAGTAAGTTAAGCAGAATTCAGGTTAGAAAAGTAGAAGAGGCATTAAATAAACTAGGCATTGAAACAGAATTTATTGAGGTTAAAACTAAGGCTGATCTTTTTCAAAACGAGCCTTTATTAAAATTAGGTAAAGGAGTTTTTGAAAAGGAAGTTAATCAAGCAGTTTTGGAAGAGAAAGCTGATGTTGCTGTTCATAGCATGAAGGATATACTTTCGGAAATTTCTCCCGATCTTGAGATATATGCTGTATTACCAAGAGACCCTCCATATGATGTTCTTGTGTCTAAGAAAAATATTTTCGATCTCGAACCTCAAAGCGTTATAGGAACAAGTAGCATTAGAAGGAAGAATTTTTTAAATTTTTATAGAAAAGATATTACAGTTAAGGATCTAAGAGGAAATATAGATACTAGGCTGAAAAAGTACTTTTCCGGAGAATATGATGGAATAATAATTGCAGAAGCTTCATTAATTAGGTTAGAGGAAAAGATAAACTACTATAGGTTAGACCCAAGATTATTTACACCTGAAGCTAATCAAGGAATAATAGTAGTCATAGGGAAAAAGAACAATGATAAATTAAGGAAAATATTCAGTGAGATTAATGATTATAATACTTTAGAAGTAGCATTAGCTGAAAGAAAAGCCTTAAGTATAGTTGGTGGGGGATGTCATTCTCCCATTGGAGTTTATTTTGAAAAACAAGATGAAGTAATGCATGGTATTATAAGTACTTCGATTGGCAAAAAAAAGATTACAGTTGAAGAATATTTTAATAGTTCCTCTCCTAATGTAGGAGAATTATTAGGAAGAAAATTCTTAGAGGAAATTAAAAATGAAGGTCTTATTCCTTAGACCAGAAGGTTCTTTTATACCCCCAAACAAAAATTTTATACACATAAGTTTGCTTAAACCTAAATGCTTACCATATCAAGTCAATTTAGACAATATAGATGGAATAGGTTTTACCAGTATAAATGCAGTTAACTGTTTTAAAGATTTTGATAAACTATATGATAAAATCTTATTTGCTGTAGGTCCTACAACAGCAGAGGCTATAAAAAATAAGGGATTAGAAAATGTTATAATACCTTCGGATTTTACTGTTGAAAATCTTATTAACTTGATGAAAACTAAGGTTAAACAACCATTATTAGTAAGAAGCTTAATTGCAATAGATAAGAGCCTAGGCATAGAACAAATAGCGGATTATACACTAGAAATTAATGAGGAAAAACTTAAGGAAGCAAAAGAACTGATAGAAAATTGTAAGGTTAATGTTATTGTATTAACAAGTTCTTATATTGCTAGCTTGGTAAAAGACTTTATAAGAGATTGTCAAATTATTATAAGTATAGGACCCTCTACATCTAAAGTGCTTGTAAATAAGAAAAATATATATGAAGCAAAAGAGCATGATATGAAAGGCATCTTAAAATTATTGAAAGAATTGGGTGTAAGTGATGAGTGAGGAAATAAAATCATTAACCATTTCTACCTTAAGAAAGTTAGTAGGAGACTTTGATATAAATTCTCTCGAAATAAAATTTTATCAATCATTTAAGGATAGATATGACATTTACGGGAAATTTCAAAATGATAAAGGCCTTTATGAATTTGCCATAAGTGTAGATAAAAAAGGAAACATAAAGAGAGATCATATAAATCTCATAATGCCAAGAAAGGTAAGAGACGAAGTAGATAAAAAAGTACATAGTGAGTAACTTTGAAAGTACTATTGATAGTTATTGACGGGGCATCCTATAAAGTAGTAGAGAAAATAAAAGATAGATTACCTACTATTAATAAGTTAATAGAGTCAGGTTTTTATGGAAAACTTGAGTCTGTTTTTCCTTCTCTTACACCTATTGCAATAGCTTCTTTAATTACTGGGAACTTACCAGAACATAATGGAATTACAGCACCTAAAATATTTATAAAAGGACGTTCTTTATCAGCTCCACTTTCAGCATTTAGTAGTGAGGGTTTAAAATCAGATCCTATTTGGGTATATTTAGGAAAGCATGGATACAAAGTGACAGTAACTTCTAATCCTCAAGCATTGCCAGATAAATGGAAAATAAATGATGTTACTTTGTTTGATCCATATAAAAGTAAGATGAAGAAGTGTAGTGATGCAAAAATAATTACTGAAGGGGAAAATAAAATACTAGGTTTCGTCTGGCTGTCGGAAAAAAGAAATTCAAAATACTTAATTGTTTATCCTAGCCCTAGTGGAGAAAAAGAAATAGAATTAGAGGAAGGAGAATGGAGTGAACCAATTCAAATAATTGGTAAATGTGGTAAAGAGGAGTTAAAAGGAGCAGTATTTCTTCACGCTAGAAAAGATAACGTCTATGTTACTCCAATAAGTTTCTTTAATTATAAATGGGGAAATAATATTGAATTACAGGATAAGGTTTGGAACAATATTGTAACTAAGCATGGTATGATACTTGATGGAGATTATCATTCATTATACAAGGGAATGATTACCTTTGATGAATATATTAAAACTATTGAACTTACATACTCATTCTTTCTTAATTATACAATTTTTTTACTTGAGAATACGAACTGGGATTTCGCTATTACATATTTACCCATAGTAGATAATTTACAACACTTACTATATGGTGTTAATGACGACAAAGCCTTTGAGTATATAGTTAAAGGCTATCAAATGGCTGATGAGTTTATTAAAAATCAATTAGACTATGCAGATATAGTATTTGTTTGTTCTGATCATGGTATAGCACAGATAGAAAAAAGAATTTTTATAAATAAATTCCTAGAAAAAATTAATGTATTAAAAATAAACGAAAACGAAGAAATTGACTGGAGTAAAACCAAAGCCTATTATGGTGGAGGTGGACAAATTAGAATAAACTTAAAAAACAGAGAGAAAAAAGGAATTGTCTCATCAAGAGAATTTCCAAAACTAGTAAGATATATTGTAAGAAATCTCGAGAATCTATCAGATGAGGATACTAATGAAAGAGTTTTTACATCAATAGTAGCAAAAGAGACACCAGCTAATGATAGAGAGGGTGATATTTATATTACTGGAATAAAGGAAAAATATGGTATAAGTAGCCTTGTTAAAAAAGACATGAATGTGATCGAGAAAGTTCAATACTATAAAATGACTTCTGGAGAGCACGGTTATTTTAGAAAAGATGATCTTTACGGCATTATTATAGTTCATGATAAAAAAATGAAAATAAGAAAAACAATACTAAATGCTAAAATAATAGATATAGCACCAACAATTCTTAAACTCTTTAATATAATAAATGTTAAAATGGATGGAAAGCCAATTATTACATTAGTAGAAAAGTATGGACATCTCAACAATAGTTAGCAAAAGAAAAAGAAGAGTTATAGGTATCAGTTACATTGAACCTGGTTTACCTCATGTTGAAATTATGTTAAATGGAAAAAAGATAAATATAGTAGATACATCACACATTGAAAATTCATACATAAGATTACCATTTAACGTAAAGTTATTTCACAAAAACTTCATTGTCAGAAAACTTTCTATCACACTATCAAAATTTCAAAAATTACCAGATAGATATATTGAAAATAAGAAGAAGGAGATTAAAAGGATAGAAGTAGAAAGATTAATTATAGGTGGAGGAACTTCTGGCTTATCTGCTTTAGATAAGAATTCTTTATTAATAACTCGTGAAATCCTAGGAGATATTGAATTTGATGAGAGCTTAATACCAGAAATTGAGAGAGAAGAATTACTCTCCAAAATGAAGGAAAAAGTAAAAGAATACGAGAGCAGAATAATTAATGGAAATTTTATAGGTAAATTTGATGAAGGATTACTCTTTGAAACTGACTATAATTACTTATTAGTAAATCCTAAAGAGATCATAATTGGCGTAGGTGGAAGAACATTAAGACCCATTTTTAAGAAAAACTTTATTCAAGGCATAGTTTCTAGGGAGTTGTATTTAAAAAGACTAAAAGATAAGTATAATAATATTATAGTTTTAGGATTCACCAATATAACTGCTAGGACTGCATTAAATGCAAAAAAAGCTACGATAATTTATCCTAAAGGAATTAAATTAATTATGTCTAATTTCTATAAAAAGTTAATAGAAGAAGAAGGGATAGAGATAGTAAATGATGATATTATAGATATAAAGAGAAACAAAGATGGGATAAAAGTAATAACAAAAGATGGTAGAACTATTCAAGGACAATTAGTAGTCTTTTCTGTTACTAAACAACCTAGAATTGAAGTTACATACAATATTGGATTAAACTATAAGTTTAATAGATCTTTACACATTTACCAACCAGAGAGTAACGAAGCTATAAAGGCAATAGGTGGGACTTTAGGAATTATGGATGAGTATGTGAGTTATCTTAGTGGAATTAACTCTCTAGATCAAAGAGTGATAAAGGAATATGAACCAGGATTAATAGACAGTCTTACACAAGAAAAATCTCCATATTTATTTGGAGATTCCGGAATGGTATGTGAGTGTGAAGATCTTGATCTAGAAGACGTGTCTTTTGCAATACAATTGGGATTCAATAACGTAGAAGGAATAAAAAGAATAACTGGTTTAGGTACGGGAGTATGCCAAGGTAAGGTATGCAGTTATTTAGCAGGAAGTCTAACGGAAAGTAATACATTGATTTCATTTAGATCACCTTTGTATCCGGTGAGTTTATGATAGTGATTATAGGAGCCGGTGCTCATGGACTTAGTCTAGCTTACCATTTAAAGAAGAAAGGACTTAAAGACGTAACAATAATTGAAATGAAAAGAATAGGATATGGGTCAAGTAGTCGTAATGCAGCTAGATTTAGATATCATTTTTACAGTGAAGAAAATGTAAATTATGCACTAAAAGCTATCCCATATCTTATATCACAAAGTAAGGTATTATTCTTAAATTCTATTATATACAGAACAGGTTACCTTTGGATATTACGGAATGAGAAGCAAATTTCAGCTTTCAAAAAATTAGATTCTTTTTGGAAAAGCAAAGGAGTTGGTGGAAGATTCTTAGACTGTAAAGAATTCCATTACTTGAACGTTGATACTTTATGTTATTATGCTCCACAAGACGGTGCTTTTCATCATGACTACATTTTATACAGTTATTTTATAGAAATAAAAGACGTATATAAGGTTATTTATGACAAGGTGACAGAGATTTTAACACGTAATGGAAAAGTAAAAGGTGTAAAAACAGAATCCGGGAAAACAATTGAAGCAGATATGGTAGTTATTACTGCAGGAGCATGGAGTGGAGAAATCTTACAAAAGTTAAATTATCCATCATATATTGAACCAGAAAAGAAAGAAATATTCATTACTGAACCTCTTAAATATTTCATAAAACCCCTCATTATAGATAATGAAATTTATTTCTCACAAACCCTAAAGGGAGAAATTATTGGTGGAAACGAAAGTAAGACTCAAAGAGGATTCCTACCCTTTACGAATTCTATTTCTGAAATGAGCAAATTCATCACTAGTCTTAAAGAACTAGTTAAAGACATTCAAGGGATCGGAATATTAAGAGGATGGAGTGGTTATTATGAAATGACACCAGATCATTCTCATATTATGGGGTTTAGCGAATCATGGCCAGAAGGTTTGTATATCGATGCTGGATACAGTGGACATGGAATGATGTTTGCCCCCTACTCTGGTAAAATAATGGCTGACCTTATAGCTGATAATAAAAAAGATCCTATGCTTAGTATATTCTCACCAGATAGATTTACCAAGAATAAACTATTAA
The nucleotide sequence above comes from Sulfurisphaera javensis. Encoded proteins:
- a CDS encoding glutamyl-tRNA reductase: MSDRESININNYAAIVYTYKTVGLSKLYEHYVKDQDLLTLKNIIDGEISVVQTCNRAETYLYFYEDNGVDKFLKKIDEIHGKPISKEAIVLKGEEAVKHLFEVAAGLDSLAIGEYEILRQLRESIDKSKKMGLSDEKLSFLFENAIKVGRRIRQSTEISKGKTGVYALAIDYAKHMANFSDSRIAIVGAGEIGDKLALMLKNEGAKDVVIFNRTYEKALEVAKKYGFVAESLDFNKVNNFDIVFVAIYYDKKINLPGPKLVVDLSIPTVVEGNNVITLENLKTMSEKILELKKISLQKAEQLIQIEIENFKNEIIKYNQNRLISKFMKRIEDIRESEAERAYLEILKHIDNKEEIKNIIDRMTNSMLKKIFSPLFENIRKNEDMANYISNIFEILSNGNISDPKTEKTEKK
- the hemB gene encoding porphobilinogen synthase, whose amino-acid sequence is MVTFPTLRPRRLRKSKLIRDLVAETSLSISGLIQPIFIKETINEPEKIDSMPGVYRYPVNEHLIKYVEDVYSTGVRNFILFGIPSYKDDFASSAYAKNGVIQRSLRLLRETFGDKILLITDECTDEYTSHGHCGIITQKDGKLCIDNDESLKVHAMIAVSQAEAGADIIAPSSMMDGVVGAIRKALDESGFNDVAIMSYSVKYASTFYSPFRDAAYSKPAFGDRRGYQMDPRNAYEALKEASLDIEEGADILMVKPAHTYLDVIRLVKTTFPQYPLAAYHVSGEYSMIKAAALNGWIDEKVAVLEITTAIKRAGADLVITYYAKDIANWIKEGVPF
- the hemL gene encoding glutamate-1-semialdehyde 2,1-aminomutase, with protein sequence MDKRRCTVLSEILWRRALELFAGGVNSPVRAAVKPYPFYVEKGEGAFLYTVDGQRLVDYVLGYGPLILGHANPYVKEKIKEQIDKGWLYGTPSKKEIELAEKIRSHIPSAEKVRFVNSGTEATMLAIRLARGYTKREKILKFDGNYHGAHDYALVSAGSAASEYNVLISGGIPTSILNTVVLCKYNDLECVEKTLKTEQIAGVIVEPVMGNMGVILPDKDFLNGLRELTKAYNSLLIFDEVITGFRLGLSGAQGYFNVIPDLTTLGKIIGGGLPIGAVAGKKEIIDNLTPSGKVFNAGTFNANPLSMTAGVATIEVLETTNAYDIANKAAKEISDELNALFSRKNLEFTINRIQSMFQFFIGVKKVTNADDARLANRELYIKIHEKLLKLGVFIPPSQFETIFTSSAHTDEVINITIEAFRKVVNEI
- the hemC gene encoding hydroxymethylbilane synthase, encoding MKVRIAARGSKLSRIQVRKVEEALNKLGIETEFIEVKTKADLFQNEPLLKLGKGVFEKEVNQAVLEEKADVAVHSMKDILSEISPDLEIYAVLPRDPPYDVLVSKKNIFDLEPQSVIGTSSIRRKNFLNFYRKDITVKDLRGNIDTRLKKYFSGEYDGIIIAEASLIRLEEKINYYRLDPRLFTPEANQGIIVVIGKKNNDKLRKIFSEINDYNTLEVALAERKALSIVGGGCHSPIGVYFEKQDEVMHGIISTSIGKKKITVEEYFNSSSPNVGELLGRKFLEEIKNEGLIP
- a CDS encoding uroporphyrinogen-III synthase translates to MKVLFLRPEGSFIPPNKNFIHISLLKPKCLPYQVNLDNIDGIGFTSINAVNCFKDFDKLYDKILFAVGPTTAEAIKNKGLENVIIPSDFTVENLINLMKTKVKQPLLVRSLIAIDKSLGIEQIADYTLEINEEKLKEAKELIENCKVNVIVLTSSYIASLVKDFIRDCQIIISIGPSTSKVLVNKKNIYEAKEHDMKGILKLLKELGVSDE
- a CDS encoding alkaline phosphatase family protein, which translates into the protein MKVLLIVIDGASYKVVEKIKDRLPTINKLIESGFYGKLESVFPSLTPIAIASLITGNLPEHNGITAPKIFIKGRSLSAPLSAFSSEGLKSDPIWVYLGKHGYKVTVTSNPQALPDKWKINDVTLFDPYKSKMKKCSDAKIITEGENKILGFVWLSEKRNSKYLIVYPSPSGEKEIELEEGEWSEPIQIIGKCGKEELKGAVFLHARKDNVYVTPISFFNYKWGNNIELQDKVWNNIVTKHGMILDGDYHSLYKGMITFDEYIKTIELTYSFFLNYTIFLLENTNWDFAITYLPIVDNLQHLLYGVNDDKAFEYIVKGYQMADEFIKNQLDYADIVFVCSDHGIAQIEKRIFINKFLEKINVLKINENEEIDWSKTKAYYGGGGQIRINLKNREKKGIVSSREFPKLVRYIVRNLENLSDEDTNERVFTSIVAKETPANDREGDIYITGIKEKYGISSLVKKDMNVIEKVQYYKMTSGEHGYFRKDDLYGIIIVHDKKMKIRKTILNAKIIDIAPTILKLFNIINVKMDGKPIITLVEKYGHLNNS
- a CDS encoding (2Fe-2S)-binding protein; its protein translation is MDISTIVSKRKRRVIGISYIEPGLPHVEIMLNGKKINIVDTSHIENSYIRLPFNVKLFHKNFIVRKLSITLSKFQKLPDRYIENKKKEIKRIEVERLIIGGGTSGLSALDKNSLLITREILGDIEFDESLIPEIEREELLSKMKEKVKEYESRIINGNFIGKFDEGLLFETDYNYLLVNPKEIIIGVGGRTLRPIFKKNFIQGIVSRELYLKRLKDKYNNIIVLGFTNITARTALNAKKATIIYPKGIKLIMSNFYKKLIEEEGIEIVNDDIIDIKRNKDGIKVITKDGRTIQGQLVVFSVTKQPRIEVTYNIGLNYKFNRSLHIYQPESNEAIKAIGGTLGIMDEYVSYLSGINSLDQRVIKEYEPGLIDSLTQEKSPYLFGDSGMVCECEDLDLEDVSFAIQLGFNNVEGIKRITGLGTGVCQGKVCSYLAGSLTESNTLISFRSPLYPVSL
- a CDS encoding NAD(P)/FAD-dependent oxidoreductase, which encodes MIVIIGAGAHGLSLAYHLKKKGLKDVTIIEMKRIGYGSSSRNAARFRYHFYSEENVNYALKAIPYLISQSKVLFLNSIIYRTGYLWILRNEKQISAFKKLDSFWKSKGVGGRFLDCKEFHYLNVDTLCYYAPQDGAFHHDYILYSYFIEIKDVYKVIYDKVTEILTRNGKVKGVKTESGKTIEADMVVITAGAWSGEILQKLNYPSYIEPEKKEIFITEPLKYFIKPLIIDNEIYFSQTLKGEIIGGNESKTQRGFLPFTNSISEMSKFITSLKELVKDIQGIGILRGWSGYYEMTPDHSHIMGFSESWPEGLYIDAGYSGHGMMFAPYSGKIMADLIADNKKDPMLSIFSPDRFTKNKLLSENLVI